The Chroicocephalus ridibundus chromosome 8, bChrRid1.1, whole genome shotgun sequence genome includes the window TTTGCAAATGTCTTTAGCACACGTGAAATGCTGTAACATCAGGGAAGCTCACATAAAAATGAACTGCAGGACTCACTCTTCCCTTTGACTGGTCTTTGTCTTCAAGCAACTGTAAAAGAGGGCAATCAATACACCTTGCCAGGgtctttttaatgctttcctgAGCCATTATGGTCATAATGTTTCTTCAGGCTGTCGTGTCAATACATTTGAGACACTGAACATGTCAAAACCACATAAAATCTTTATTAGGGTGAAATTAAACGAGGAAGCCTGATATTATCCCTCAAACAGATATTATCCCTCAAGGATGCCAGACCTAAAAGACAGACACAGCTGAAAAATCCAGGGCACTCAAAGTTAGGATTAAATTAATAAGAAACTCGGACTTTTGCCacagagcctgggcaggaggAATTTAGGTGGAGGGGAATTGCTGTTACGGTGCTCTGGACATCTCTCCATCGTTGTAATTATCGCAGCGTTGGCCTGAGCTAAAGAAATGCTGTGAATCTGGGGCAGGCGAGAGGAAAATAGTTATTGGCATGACGATCCAGTCTCCTTCTGCTCAACGAATCAACCCAGgttgaacaaaagaaaacaaacaaacaaaaaaatttatgTGTTTGCATACGGCATTGTGATGGCacggggctgtgctgggtggcACCGGGATGCACGGCACCCCGTGGGGAGGGTGTACAGGTTTTGCAAAGGAGGGAACAGAGAGTCATTTTACCCTGCTTGGTTAAATAGGACCTGACAGCCTCGATCCCTCACCGCCATACGGGGAGGACACTGTCTGCGGGACAGCATCTCCCTGCAGCCCACCGTGGCATCTGCCCCCGGCGCCTTCCTGGAGTTACTTTAGGATGTGATGCTCTTGGGTACCCAGGAAAAAGAGGCAGATGCTGGGTTGGGAGAGCAACCCGTCCCCTGCTCTTGGTTTGCAAAGTCTCCCACCACAGGGACACCCAGGTGGGTGTCTGTCTTCTCCCAAACTCGCCCAAACACTTTCGGACCCTGAAAGGCATCATCGTGCGGAGAATCTGGCTGCAGGACTGCAAGATGCTTTCGGGTCGATGCCTGATACCAGCTGCCCTCCTCCCAGCCGTGCACAGCCGCTGCAGCATCAGACATTTTCACCTGCCAAAAGGAGACCATTAGAGGACAAGCAGGACACGTAAGAGCTGCCAGGactctgggggggaaaaaaaaaaagctacagctcGCACCCCACTCGCCTTCCTGACGCCCTTGGTGGCAGAGCATGCCGGAGCCCGGGTTACCATGCTGCTGCTCGCTGGATGCGAGCTCCTAGGAGGGTAAAATTCAGCTTGAGGTGGCGAGAAGGGTGGAGGTACCTCAGGTACCATGAGGCTGTTGGGATGCAAGAGCTGGGGCCCAGGCTCTTCTTGCAGTGTCAggtgggcagcagctccagcccatcGCTGCCTCTCCATCCAAATGTTTGGCAGGGGGACAGGACCCAGATGGATTTGTCTGGGCTTGATGCTTCGCCACAGCCTGGCATGGCTTGCTTTGCTTCGCTTACTTGTGAGCTCTTGTTTTGCTGGTCCGCAACGCTTGGGAAGTAGATAGGTTCGGTCAGCCCACCCCCGCTGCCCTGGGGGGTGATCACAGATCGTCTGTGGATGTCCAGAGCTGGGACAACTTGCTGCCCTTCAGGACCAGCCTGAGAGGAAGGCTCAAGAGAGGTTTGGGTTTTGCATCTCCAGAAGGTGCCATTGCTCTGGTGTCCCCTGCAAGCTACAGGGTGGACCTGGCTCCTCCAGAGGCTGTCGCTTGGTTTGGGAGGAGGTGTTCACCTCAGTGCTGCCCAGCGAGTCGGTAACTGGTAGGACAGCACCAGTTGGGCTCACAAAGCaccaccagcctctccctgccgAAGGCTCCCTTGTGCCCGTGGCCCTCTTTCGAATGGCAGCGAGTGGGTTTTCCACTGGAGGGCTGGGAATTTGCATCCCTTCTTCTGCATTATTTTCGTGCTGCTGTCGCTTCAGCAGGTAGGAGTCTATAGCTTGCCAGGACAACTTCATGTTGCACAGAGCAGCCTTTTGCCCACACACCTTCTCAGCGGAGAGCTGAAAAATGGCTCTGTTCCAGCCTATTTAGTTTTAATTGTTTCCTTTAGTTCTCATTGCCCGCAGCTAAATATCACCTTCCCCTAACAAACAGCCGGGCTGGGAGCTGGTCACCCTGCCCAGCCACTGCCACCACGACCACTGTGCTGTCCCTCCTGCTGGTCCCATGGCTTCCAGGGGTCTTGTctctgctgggcagggctgggttttggggaggaTGCGGCAGCTTGCGCTGCCCTCAGCGAGCACGGGGTGAGGAACAGTTGCAGTGCTCCCATTGCTGTgctgtctctcccctctgctcagaCACTTGCTGAGCCGCCTTTCCCGGctattcctcctctccccctgcttccCAGCCTTCCTCCGGCAGCTGCGGTGGAGGGGCCAGCTCCTAACACTTGCTTTCAAGGTGGCTTTGAAAAGAAAGGGTTGTGTTGCCGAGCGAGAAACATGATGCAGACAGAGCCCCTGGGGAATGTTGAGCAGCAGAGGACGAGAAaagcctctcctccctccctttgcCACAAAACAGGCTTTGAGCAGCAGCGAGCTCAGGTGCCGTGCAGGAGCGACGCAGTGCACCGCAtgccaggtgagcatcacctccgGGACCTCCCCTCCATCCAGGGAGCACAGCCAGACCTCCGGGACCTCCCCTCCATCCAGGGAGCACAGCCATCCCCCCAGGCGACCTTAGCAGCAGATAAGGCTCAAGAGAATATTAACTCATTCCAATATAAGGcatggctggagagctgggcagcaggctgagagagaacaaaaagtaCACAAAACAACCCATCAGAGTAAGACCTGGGGAATTTATTTTATCCCCAGGATAAAATACCCCTGTGGAGATGGAGCCTGATGCTGGGGTCTGGCGCATCCCAGCCCCGCACCGCGCTTCCCGCACCTGCAGGTTTCCCTCGGCTCCCTTCTGGGGAAGAGCTGTAAAACAAAGGCTCATAAATTAATTACCTGAAAGAGCGGCAGAACATTATTAGATACTTGGGAGTTAATCGTACTGATGTTAATCGCATGTATTTTAATGGGACCAGTAGAGATGTAATATGTAATTCCATAGGTATTCCAGAACAATTTAGcaatttaattataatttctgCTAATACCTTCTAAATCACCTGCCCTCTTCCTCTCCCGTTCtctgaggggaaaggaggaagaaacttTTCCAGTTGGCAAAATCTAGTGCAAACTCACTTTTGTTGGCAAAGATACTGTGTTTCTCAGCGGATTTATTCCTGGTAGAGAACCATCCCCCTACCCggccccccctcccacccccacccaaaGTCATCCCTGGGTGACAGCGGGGGCAAGGAGAGTTTGGCAGGGCTGTGACAATGGGCCGCTCCTAAATTTGGAAGGCTGGCTCGGCACTGAGTGGAATGCTTTGGACAGATCATGATGGGCTGAAAAGATGGGAGACTAAAATGATTTGCGGATTTAGGTCAAATTTGGTAAGCGgagccaggaggaaaaggtggAAGAGAAATGTAAGCGGCATCAGGCATTTTATTCTATCTcctcaaaatgaaatgtttggtttagaaaatgcaaaagatGCCCTATTTCAGGATGTTTGAgatgcagcttttctgcttttctcccttgtgCCTCCTGCCAGGTGAAGGCAGCTGAGAGGTGCCCAACCCCTGGGGCagcatttcagctggaaaaatgaTGTATTTGCTTTCTGCGCCCACCGCTCGATGAGTAAAGGGCACAGCGCCTCGGGACGGACTTCTAGGGAGGTGGACATAGGAGGAGACAAATGATTCGGACCATACAGGAGCTGCTCCCCAAGCTGCCCCCCTCCAGAAAACAGACCACCAGAAGCCATTGCTCTCATGGGGCTTTTATTGTCCAGCTGGCCCTCgtctcccaccctgctgcccacggCCAGCCAAGCCCCTCGCCACCACCTACATTGGCGGAGGAGACCCATGCCCAGCCCTGAGcccgccccccctgcccggggcagcacatccttcctggctctttattttttgggttgggattttttatatatatttatttttttccgaaatcttttattttaaaaatatagtagCTGTGGAAAGCAGCCCTCTTTATAAACGCTCGATGCCGGAGTGAAATGCATCGTCGCCATCCTTATTACTTAAGCCCTCCTGGGGGCCTGTGCCTGCCTGCAGCAGTGCCGGGGGGgccgctgcaggcagggaggcttGCAACGGTGGggagacagacagggagagaccctcctaaaaatagaaatattgtgCTGAGTTGTTTGGAGCGAATGAAATGCGTAAAACACCGGCATCGGGTTAGTTTTAGCTCATCAAATATTGCTCCCAGCAGAGTTGGCATAGTGCGCTGGTCGAGGcacagtcctcctcctcctggggtggggggaccatgccggccccgctccccgccacaGGGCTTGCTGCTCTCACCCACCGCTGACCGCAAGGACACCGGCCTCCGGTGCAGCCCGGGAGCCGTTATAAATAGGAAACTGTAAACACAACCACTGGAGATAAGAGACATCTACGATCACAGGGTTTACTGCTTCAAACAtcccaccctccccccgcccccccccaacccctacACCTATGCCCCTGTCCCCACTCCATAAAAAGGTCTCCGGTAACAAAATCTTCGTTCCAGGCTTGGAGTAAAGGTGCGGTGCTCGAGGAGTTAAAAGGGACATTGCAACCTCAGTGGTctttgctggggaggggagtagttggcggcgggggggggtgttaGCTGGTTCAGGTCCTTCGCAAGTTCATTTGGTTTGTCTGGAGGACTCCTAGGGTTATACCTGAGATGAAGATATCTAGGGGACACTCCATAGCTCAATTAAAACATGGTTGGTGTTTTGTGCCTAGAAGAGCCCTCGCTGCTGGGATTTGTCCGTTGCGCTCGCCCCACGCAGCAAGAGCgcagcatccctcctctgctCGGCACGGGACTGTCTGAACCAACGCTCGGCTGGGGGTGAACCCTCATGTGTCGAGGATCTCGCTGGTGGGCGATGGCTCGTGGGGGATGCCCTGTACGCTGTGGATGGTCTGATTGTGGGAGAGGGAGTTCTGCTGGAGCTCCAGGGCAATGGCGTTCTGGGGGAACTCCTTCACCTGCCGCTTGTACTCAAGGAAGGTGCACGCCTTGGTAGCTATCGCGATGATGTTCTTGCCAATAAAGATGGTGGAGACCCTGCTGTCCTGGAACAAGACCATGTTGATGGCCCGGATGAAGATGGTGACGATGTTAATGGTGACCAGGCTGAGGACAGGGTAGAGCATCATTTTCTGTGGGGCAATGTGCTCCCCTTGCATGCTGATCTCACTGAGGGACACGCAAGGCAGGATCAGGAGGAGTATGTAGCAGTAGAAGAACATGAGCCCCTCTGCCCAGATGGGCAGGCCAGTCCTGTGTGGCTCCCACAGGTTGGCCTGGATGTCCAAGATATCCAGCAGGTCGAGGGCCACCCAGAAGAGGCGTCCCCGCAAGTCCTCTTTCTTACGAAAGGTCCGTATGTACTCCATGCTGTCCAAGGCCACCAGCACCAGGTAGAGCCCCGGCACGCAGATGGAGAGGAGCAGGGTCAGGGCTTTCCTGGCCACTGTCTCCAGGTTCTTTTTGTCCGCTTTGTAATTCTGAAAGATGAAATACAGCttgatttccagcacaaagatgtAGAGGAACCACAGGATCATGGCGTAGCCCCTCTTGGCTGTCTTCACCTCCGCACCCACCCACACCGCCACGTAGCGCAGCACAATGAGGAAGCAGATGTCCCCCACCAGGACGATGATGCAGACACCGATCTTGCGGGGCCCCTGGTTCTGCTCCACCAGGTAGGCATCCATGAAGGCCATGCTGGTCATGATGACGATGGTGGTCAGACAGACATGGCGCTTGTCAGGCGGCGGCAGCACCATGGTGAGATGAGCAGTCCTCCTTCTGCGCTGGCGCTAGGGCAGCCGTCCCACCGGTGGGGCACAGGGTGGCATCCGCAGTGAGCCCAGGGACCAAGGGCTgctctgtcccccagccccaggaagaGGTCCCTGGAGGAGCAGCGGCTCAGCTGGCAGCCCCACTCTCCCGGGGCTCCAGGCTGTCCCTGCAGACCCTGTCCCCAGGTCTTCGCCGTTCAGTGGCCGTGCCCTGCAAGGACtgcagctctgtccccagccccagccaccctCCGCCACCAGCAGCCAGGGCTCACAGAGGTGCAGGGCCTCCTGGAGGGACGTCCCTCCTCCGTGGTGGGTTCCCCATCATTGACAGGCTTTTCCAGCGATCCTACAGCACTAATGCACCTCCGGGTTCCAAGCCCCAAATCCTGGTACAGATCTCTGGAAACGCAGAGGCAGGCCTGGCCGGCAGGGTAGGAAGGGGAGCTCTGCTCTTCCTAGTGAGACCCCACGCTCCTCCGGGGTCTGGAGGGGTCCCGCTGTGTCCTCACAAGGAACCACCTTCACACCTATCCCTGTGGGGCTGTGCCATGCTCCTGCCGCTCCCAGCTGTAcccgcatccctccatccctgtaAAGAAAGCAGAGGATGAGCGTTAGGGTCCCTCCACACGCCAGCCATGGGATGGCAAGAACGACAGCCCCCCTCAGCTCCCACCACACTGCAGCAAGAGCTGGGCTCCCGCCAGGTACTGTCCCACTGCCAGGGCACCCACCACCCTGCTGCGGTGGAAAAGACCACCCTGTAGATATTATCTGTATGTTATccacaaaatcacagaacagtgggggttggaagggacctctggagatcatctcatccaagcccctgccagagcagggtcacccagagcaggtggcacaggaacgcgtccaggcgggtttggaatgtctccagaggcggagactccaccacctctctgggcagcctgtgccagggctctgccaccctcaaaggaaagaagttcctcctcatgttgagatggaacttcctatggtcaagtttgtgcccgttaccccttgtcctgtccctgggcaccactgagaagagcctggccccatcctcctgacacccaccctttcagtattgataagcgttgataagatcccccctcagtcgtcttttctccagactgaagagacccaaatccctcagcctttcttcataagagagatgttccagttccctcgtcatcttggtagccctttgctgtcccctctccagcagttccctgtccttcttgaaccggggagcccagaactggacacagtactccagatgcggcctcaccagagcagagtagagcagAAGAATGACCTCCAACATCCACCCTGGATGCTATCTCCAGGGTGatgcagccaggctgctggggtCGGGGAACACTCCTTCCCCATCCCGCCGGGCTTAGGCTGAGCCTAGACCTGGATGTGGAGGGCTGAGCTGAACCCCTGCAGTGCATGCAGCCTGGCTGCCCGTCCCTTGGGGCTGGGGCACACCCCTGCTTGCAGAAGGGGGACCAGGACCCGATGAGAGCCCTGGGAGCTGTCAGAGGGACTCAGCGCCAGGACTTGCTGGCACCGCTTCTGTTCCCCATCAGCTGGCTCAACAAGGACGCGCGCAAACCTGGGCTCCCTCATCTTTCAGGGAGTGAGGCGGGGGTGGAGGCTGAAGGGAAGAAGCCAAGCCTAAGGAATTAGGAAAGGAAACCATTAAACACCTGCCCTACTTCGCACGGGGAAGAACACTGCAGCTGCTTATGTTTATGGGGCctcatttaaataaaagctggattttctcctgcttcagggagagaagaacaaagaaaaagtggGAAGCCAGATGAGTCAGAGCCAGCCCTGCCGTGTGCCCGAGTAGACAGACACCAGGGACGCGTGTACCTGTGCCCTGCTTCCCAAAGGACATGGCAGGCGAGGACGTGACACTCAGCAAATGTTAGCAGGGGACTTAAAACCTGCTGCTCCCGCCGGGACCCGCACGTGCAAAGTTGAGAAAACTGGCACATTAAAATCATTTCTCAGGCGGGAATTGCTCAGAAAGAAGCCAAAGAGCCCGGGGGGATTCGTGAGTGTCCCTAAATGGTGCTCCCCAGGCAAGGCACTCACCGCAGCCCCGCTCTCAGCTCTCCGTGACGCCTTGTAGCTGCCGTTTAGCGCTTCAATTTGTTCTTTCTTGAGGTTTCGGATGAAAATATACAGTCATTGCTGTAACTGCTTTTAAAATCGTGCCAAGTTTTACAGGGGATTTACAGCCGAGGATGGATAATTCCAGATAAATTAGGTCTTTCAGGAGAGAATGGTGggctttcttctttcccccttgAGTATTTACGCCTTCAAAAGACAGCGGTTATTTAAAGGGCGGTGGGTGCATCCCAGCACGTTAAGGTTAGGAAGCAGCTCGCTGGTAAATCATGTCCCTTTGTGGTCTGGGAAGCTGGGGGAAGGCTCCCAGCCCAAGCTACCCTCATCCCTACACGAAAACACCCAGAAAAACCCTCCCCTGCCTCCTGGCGAATACCCAGGGCACCGGGCAATATTAATTCACGGCATTTACAACAGCAGCAAACAAGCCTTTCGCCACCGGTGCCCAGCaggttgttttcagaaaaaaaaaataaatatgctcgAACAGTGGATTCTTCCCTCCCATCTGCCCCTGAACAATTTGCAGCAGCTCGGGATGGGATTGATAAACATGTTCATTCGTTACGGTGACCTTTCAGAGCGGAGAAAGGGG containing:
- the LOC134520084 gene encoding transmembrane protein 121; this translates as MVLPPPDKRHVCLTTIVIMTSMAFMDAYLVEQNQGPRKIGVCIIVLVGDICFLIVLRYVAVWVGAEVKTAKRGYAMILWFLYIFVLEIKLYFIFQNYKADKKNLETVARKALTLLLSICVPGLYLVLVALDSMEYIRTFRKKEDLRGRLFWVALDLLDILDIQANLWEPHRTGLPIWAEGLMFFYCYILLLILPCVSLSEISMQGEHIAPQKMMLYPVLSLVTINIVTIFIRAINMVLFQDSRVSTIFIGKNIIAIATKACTFLEYKRQVKEFPQNAIALELQQNSLSHNQTIHSVQGIPHEPSPTSEILDT